GCCGAGCGGCGGCGTCACGAAGCCGGGCAAGCTGGTCGAGTAGAACGGCGCGTAGGGATCGTAGTTGTAGGGTCCGCCGTTGCGGTACGCGAATTCGTAGTCGACGCGCAGCGTGCCCTTGCCGAGCGCGCGGTCCACCCAACCCAGCTTGATGCGTTGTTCGTTGACCAGTTTGCGCTCGCGGTATTTCGGCTGGTCGCGATCGAAGCTCCAGGTCACGTTGAAAGTGTTGTTTTCGCTGGCGCGCCAGTCGATGCCCGTGTCGAACACGGTGTCGGTGTAGCCGAACGGAATCGCGCGCACTTGGGTCACGTAAGACGCGTACAGCGGATTGCGCGGATCGAAGATGCCGATCTGGCCGGGGATGATGCTGCCCTGCGATCCGTTCTCGGCGATGTAGCCGTACTGCCCGGTCAGCGGATTGAAGGCGAGGTAGTTGGTCTTGTTGTCCTCGCGGTACCAGCGCAGGCCCGCGTGCCAGCCGAGTTTCGGGGAAGGGTGCAGCGTGATCTTCGCGTCGAGCAGGCCGGTGTCGATGCGTGCGTTCGCGGTCTGCTGCGACAGCGCCGCGGTGGTGTTCCAGTTGGCGCAGTTGAAGGTGTAATCCGCCGACGGCGAAATGAAGATGCCGCCGGTGCCCGTGCAGGTGACGGGCGGCAGCAGCGGATCGTCCTGGCGCATCGTGCCCCACGCCGCGGCCAGCGAGAGTTGGCCGTTCCACTTCAGGCTGCGCGAAAGCTCCGCGCGCAGGTTGTGGTAGTCGTTGTCGGGCTCCAGCGAAAACTGGCCCTGATGGATGTTGGCGACTTGCGGCACGCCGACGACGTTGGTCAGCGCGAACGGGCTCTGGTAATTCAACGTGTCCTTGTGGTTGCGGAAGAACGAACCCGTGTAGTTCAACTGGAATTGCCAAACCTCGCCGACGTCGCGCAAACCCGCGTTGACGTCGGTGGTGGTGAAGTCGATCGGGCGCACCGTTTCCAGTGCACCGCCGTTGTCCTGGAGGATATAGTTGAGATACATCGGGCCGCCCCACAAGCGGTCGCCCGTGCGTTGCTCGTTGACGATCGAGACGTAGCCGGTCCAGTCGCGATAGAAGTTGTCTTCGAAGCTGAGGCCTTCGCGCCTGCGCGTGAGGCCGATCGTTTGCCGCGGGCGCGTGTTCGCGACGGCTGCTACTTCGGTGGGCGTACTGCCGCCGGGCACCAGCGGCGCCGGCAGTGTCAGGTTGGTAGTGCCAACGCCGTTCCACAACGGGTAGGCGCTGGTGGTGACGTTGTGTGGAATGTCGCGGTAGAAGGCTTCGATCCTATAGACGCCGTATTGCCCGGCGCGCAGGCGGTAGTACTGATCGTCACCGCTCAACCGGCTGCCGCGGAATTCGACGTACTGTCCGGTCTTCGGATTGTCGGCATACAGCGCGAACAGGCCGAGCGCGATGCCGTCCTTCCAGCCGGCGTACTGGCGGAAGAATTCGGCCCGGGTATCGCCGCCCACGTGCAGGTAACCGAGTTGCAAAAAGCCCGAGTACACCCAGTCGCTGTTCTTGTACAGCGGTGAACCCTTGTCGTTGCGTTGCGGTGGATACGGATACAGCACGCCGCTGGGCGTGCGCATCATGCCGGCGTGCAGCCACGAGAACCCGCGCGGGTCGGGCCACGCAAGCGGCGCCCAGCCGGTGGGATCGAGCGCGTTGCCATACTGGATGTCGCCCACGCGCGCGCTGTCGCTGGAATCGGCCCACGCCGGCGCACCCACGAAAGCTGCGGCAATGGCGATGGCCAGCGATGTGACGAACAGTTTGCGCATGCACTCTCCCTATCGCCGCCGCATCAGGGAGCCATCGGCTGTTCTGCCCCCTTGAGTCAAGGGGGCTGCCAAGCCGCTGCCGTGCAACGGCTTGGCGGGGGTTGTGGAAGGATGGTTCTGCATGGTCAAGGAAAGCAGCACCCCATACGTCGAATGGTTCATTTATGGAACCGCGAACCCGAGGGATTGTTGGAGCCGTGGATGTTGGCGTGGCAGGTCAGACAGGCCCGGCCGATCAGCCGCTCGTCCGGCGCCGGACCGGTTGCAAGCCCAGCCGTCGTCAGCACGTCGTTGGGATGTCCCGTCATGATGTGGCACTGCTGGCACAGCATCGGCACCGGCAGCGTGAGCAACGCCTCTTGGTTGGAACCGTGCGGGTCGTGGCAGGCCAGGCAGTCCTCGCGCACCGGCGCGTGTTCGAACAGGAACGGTCCGCGTTTCTCGGCGTGGCAGACGTAGCAGGTTTCGTTGACCGTGTCGGTCTTGATGAGGTCCGCCGTCAAGGTGCCGTGCGGATTGTGGCAATCCACGCAGGACATCTCTCCTTCCGGCAGCGGCATGTGCGAGCGGCGGTTGAACTTGTCGCGGATGTCCATGTGGCAGGCGGCGCAGACCTGGTTGATCGAGTTGTCGGCCAGAACACCTTCGGCCGACAGCTTCGCCATCGGATTGTGGCAATCGGTGCAGCCGAGCTGGTGCTGCTGGTGCACCGAGCCGATCCAGTCCTGGCGCGCGCCGCCCTTGTGACATGCGAGACACACGCCGGCCTGTACGTCGATCGGTGTTTTGGAGTCACGGGTGAAGGCGATGATCAAGCCCGGTCGCGTTGGATCCTTCGCATGTGCGGAACCCGGCCCGTGACAGGCTTCGCACGCCGCCGCGGCGCCCGTTCCGGCCGCGCCGGCGCGGAACGCCTGCACGTGCAGCGAGTGCGAGGCCCGCACGTTTTCCAGCGCGTGGCAGGCGACGCAGGATTTCGCGCCGATCGCGACCGCATCGGGCGCCAGCGGATTCTTCGCGATCGGTGCGCCGTCGAAAGGCGCGGCCGCGCTGTCGTCGAGTAAGGCGTGCGCAGACGGATGCGCATTCGCGTCCGCGTCGGTGCGCATGTCGGTGCGCGGCAACATCCGCGCGAAATCCTGGGTGGTCAATGCGCTGGCGGGCAACGCGCCCCCGTGCGGATCGCCATCGTTTGGATTCGCCGCGGCTTGCGGCGTCATCGCCGGCAGCATGCGGCTGAAATCCTGTTCTGTCAGCGTGCCCGGAGTTGTGGCGGGATGGGTCACTTGCGCATCGGCATGCCGGACGGTCAAGAGGGCGCCCGCCACGCCAAGCAACATGAGCAACGCCATGGCCGAATGCAGGCGTACCGTTCGATCAGAAGAAGCCATGTCCGGAGCCCGGAAAGTTCCGGCTGACCTGCGCGACGGCGTCGTGCGCGTGCAGGCTTTCCTGGTGTTCGACGCGCAGGTGGAACGCCGCGATGCCTTCGTCGTTGTCGAGCGCGCGCCGGATGCGGCGCGCCGCGTCCTCGCAGAACATCGGGTTCTCGGCGTTGGCCTGCGCGAAGGCCTGCTCGTCTTCGCGCTTCACGGCGGTCTGCACCGCGGTGCCGAGCGAGTGCTCGACGCGATCGATCAAGGCGAGCAGGTCCATCGTCGCACCCGGAACGAAGCGCACGCGCACGCGCGCGATGCTGCGCTGCGCGTGCGGGGTGGCGGCCATGCCACGCGCGCTGCCCAGCCACGCCAACACTGCGGCATGATTTAGCGGTTCGCCTGCGCGGAAATCCGTCGCGAAGCGTTGCTGAGCCACTTGCCGCGACAGCGCGAGGGAAGCAGGGCAGGTCGAGGAATACACGACTTGCGTTCCGAGCTCCATGTGGAACGCGTCGCCGGTCAGGACGGCTTCGATGGAAACCGGATAGGCACGCCAGCCGTGGTGCTCGCTGCGCAATGCTTTCCGGCGCACCAGGTACTCGAAGTGGATGCCGATGCGCGCGCAATCGGCGAGGTCGTGGTGCGAATGCAGGAACGCACGCAGCAACGATTCGAGCGTTGTCGCGTCGACGGCCGCGCTGCCGAGATGCCGGTTCAGCAGCAGGTACAGCCGCGACATGTGGATGCCGCGCCGGTCCGCACGCACCAGATTCACGAACGCGTCGACCCGCGCGCGGCAGCGCTGCGGATCGCCGTCGCCGGCATCGAACAGGATCGGCATCTCGATGCCCTGCATGCCGACCCAGTCGATCGCATCGCCAGCCGGCGGCAGTGTTTCCGCGGCGACGTCGGGCTTCGGGTGAAGGAGGTCGCGCAGTTCGTCCCGGGCCGAACTCGTCGCGTCGGGCGCGGTCGGCGCGTCCGCACTAGCCATGGTTCGATGGCGCCGCACGGCGCAGCGCGGCCACCGCGGCGGCCGCGTTCACTTGCAGCACGCCGCCAGCCTTCGTGCTGGTGCGTGTCAGCAGATCATGGATCGCACGCGCATCCAGATCAGGATCGAGTGACACCAGCAACGCGGCGATGCCGCTGACCTGCGCGGCGGCCATGGACGAACCGGACGTGAAGTCGTAACCGCCGTCGGGTTGCGTCGTCAGGATGTCGTCGCCGGGCGCGTTCAGCACGCCGGGCGGGCTCAGCCCGCTGCCGCTCGCGTTCACCACGATCACGCCCGGCACGTCGGCGGGGAATCCGTCGAGCCTGCCGTCCGGCGGCAGCGCGGCGATCACGACGTGCCGCTGCAACACGCCTTGCAGCAGCCGAGACAGCAGCGGATCAGATGGGCCGCCCAGGCTGAGGTTCACGATGCGCGCATTCGTGTCCATCACGGCGGCCAGCGCCTTGGCGAGGGTGAAGGAATTGCAGCGCGCACCATTGGAATCCGATGGATACCAGCACGCCTTGTAGATGCTCAGCCGCGCCTTGGGCGCCATGCCGACGATGCCGATGTGGTTGTCGGCGATCGCGCCGATGATGCCGGCAACTTCGGTGCCGTGGTGATCGCGCTCGAACGCCGCGGCATCGTCATCCACGAGGTTGTGCACGTCGCGGATCTGGCCCTTCAGGTCCGGGTGCTCGAAGTCTGCACCGGTATCGACGATGGCGACATCGACGCCCGCGCCTTGGGTTGCGGTTTGTGCGCGGGCTGCGGCGGTCTCGACGAAGCCGCGCTGGAGGTCGACGTAGGGATCGTTGTACTTGCGCGCATCCTGCCGGCCGCTTGCGTACACCGAAAAATTCCGCAGCGGCTCCGCAAGCTGCACCCGCTTGTCGCGCGCCAGCGCCGCGAGCAGCGTATCGCGGCTGGTGCCCGCGGCCGGTTCCAGCACGATGCAATAAACGTCCAGGCTCTTGATGGGCCAACCGACGAGTTCGCGCCAGCGGTAGCTCTGCTGCAGCGTGGCGAGCAGGGATGCAGCGCGCTGTCCCGCACCGTAATTCCCCGATGGCACATAACCGAGCAAGCTGGAACCCGCATGCGTCGGCGGTGGATCGAGCGGGTTGGCCACCGCCAGCACGATGTCGCGTTCGCCATCCATCGAAGCCGCGGCGTTTCCCGTCTGCGCATGCGCGCGCACGCTCCAGGCCAGGCACGCGATGGCGAAGAGCAGCGCGCCGGCTTTCATGGCGCGATTTTTCGTGGCCCGGATTTCATGGCCAGTTTTCATGACCTATTTCATGGCCCGGTTTTCATGGCACGATTTCATAGCTTGTCGTCGACGGGCTCCGCCAGGCGGATGTCGCGATCCGCGCGAAGCTTCCGCAATGCAGACGCCGAAGACGAAGCGGACTCCGCCGGCACCACCGCGTAGGCGCCGGCGTCATTCGGGCCGTCGACCACGCGCAGGCCCAAGTCGTGCAGCAACCTATTCCAGTCGGCCAGCTTCATGCCGGTGGCGGGAATCACGCGCAGCGCGCCGGCCGGTTCCAGCAGCGCGGGCCGGCTGAGGGTTCGATAATGCGGCGCCTGGTCCGACCACAGCCGCACGCCGAGCGCGCCGATGCCGAGCGCCTGCAGCACGACCGCGGCGGCCAGCGCCCGCGTCAACCATCCTGATGGCCAGCGCCGGGCCGGCGCCGCTTCGGCTTCGGGCGAATCGATGCGTTCCAGCAGGCGTTTCAATCCGCGCTCCGCGTCTACGGGCACATCCGTCGGCAGCGACAGGGCGCAACGCAGCCGGCTCTGCTGCGCAAACTCCGCGCTGCACGCTTCGCATTGCGCAAGGTGGTGCATCAGCCATTCGCGTTGCCCGGGGGCGGCGGTGGCCTGCAATGCCCACGGCATGATTTCCCACGCGCGTGCACAGTCCTTGCCGGAATTCATCTCGATCGTCATGACCTGTTCTCTCGTTGCGCAGATGCATCGCCTGCCAGCACCGGAAGCACGTTGCGCAACTTGATGCGCGCATGGAACAAACGTGCCTTCACCGTGCCGACGGGGGCCTGCATGATGGCGGCGACCTCGTCGAGGCTGTTGCCGACGCCGTAAACCAGTTCGACCACGATGCGCTGGTCCGCGGACAAGTGCTTGAGTCCCTCGCCCAGCCAGTCGCGCAACTCGCGGTCCTCGTCTGGATCGTGCGAGGGACCGTGTCCTTCGCGCAGCGCGTAATCGTCCACGGGTTCGTCGCCGCGTTGCCGCAGCGCCTTCAGCCCGCAGCGATAGGCGATGCCCATGATCCAGGTGGAAACACGCGAGTCGCCGTGGAAGCTGTCCGCCTTCCGCCACGCGATCCAGAAGCAATCGTTGACGATCTCCTCGATCAGGTCGGCGCGGCGGGTGAGGCGCGACAGGAAGCGGGTCAGGCCGCCGTGGTAGGCGCGATACAGCGTCTCCAGCGCCGTGCGGTCGCCCGCCGCCATGCGCTGCAGCAGCATGCGGTCGCGGGCGTCGACATCGCTTGAGGGTTCATTCATCGCTGCACGGAAACGGCCAGTCCGCAGGGTGGGTGCCGGTCCGGGGTGTGAAGGTTGCCTGCCAGGGGCGGCGGACTCGCACGGCGCTGCGGCTTCAGAAGGATCGGGAAAGGATAATGAGCCAAGGCGAGGCGGCATAACGGCTCAGATACGTCCGTGAACCCGAATCGATGGCGACGCGATCGAGTTCGGCCTGCCACGCGCCATGCCGCCACAGCAGTCCCGCTTCGCCATAACGGTAATAGCCCGTGAGATAACGTTCATTCGGCGGATTGCCGTAGGGCACCGCATAACGCGCAACGCCCAGCCCACCGGTAATGGAGAAAGCCCCCGCCAGCGGCCAGTGGAAATTCAGATCGGCGGCGGGGTGTGGGCTGTGCTCGCCGGCGCCGGCGACGTGGACGAGTGAAACGCCGAAGGTCAGGATGTCGCGGTACACCCAGTACACGCCGGGCTCGTAAACGTTGGCGTGAAGGCGGCCGGCGTAGTGGTAATAGACCATGTCGGCCTGCATTCTCCAGTCGCCGGAAAGGGTCCATGCGTGTGCAACCTGCGCCACGCTTTCGGCGACACGGCCCGGCGAGCGCACTTCGATCCCGCCCGACAGGCCCAGCGACCAGCCCGATGGCGTCGTCCACGCAATGCCGCCTTGCAGTGCCGGAGTCGCGGGCGTGATCGCGAGGCCGCGATCCGCCAGCTGCGAGGCGAGCGATGCCGAGCCGCTGAGATCGCCGGCGCGCGCGTGGACCGGGACGAGCAGGAAAATTGCAACGGCGGCGGCGCGTGCGCGGGCCGCGCTGCCGGGGTCGCGCTGGCGTGGTGCCTTTCGCCGTGGCGGGTCGCCGCGACGGAGATGCCGGAAACGGTTTCGACCTTCATGCGTCATGTAACCGCACTCCGACCATCGAGGGGCCGTGATCCTCGGGCGACCGCACGAATCCTGTCAAGCCGGCACGCGGCCTGCGTCGATTCGCCATTCAACCAAAGCGCGCCACGAAGACACCCACCTCACGACTCTTCGCGACATTCTGGTACGGCTCTGCGCGCCATGTTCGAACAAAGTACGCCCGCTGTCGAATCGCAACTGCTCGACACGCGCCAGGCCTTCGACAGCGTCGCCGCCGATTACGACGGCCCGCGCGGCAACAACGTGCTGATCCAGCGCATGCGGCGCGCGCTGTGGAACGCGGTGCGCGACGAGCTTCCGCCGGGATCGCGGTTGCTGGACCTGGGATGCGGCACCGGCCTCGACGCGGTCGAGTTCGCGCGGCGCGGCTATCGCGTCACCGCCACCGACTGGTCGCCGCGCATGGTGGAACGCACGCGTTCGCTGGCCGCACAGGTTGCAACGCATGCCCGCGTCGACGCGCGCCACGTCGGCATCCACCAGCTCGACCGGATCCAAGGCGAATTCGACGGCATCTATTCGGATCTCGGGCCGCTCAACTGCGTGCCCGATCTCGAAAAGGCGGCGGCCGAGTGTGCGCGCCTGCTGCGGCCCGGCGGCAAGCTGGTGTGCTCGGTGATCGGCCGCATCTGTCCGTGGGAAATCGGTCACTACGTGGCGCGTGGACGTTTCGGTCGCGCGTGGGTACGGGCCGCGCGCGGCGTCACGCCGGTCGGCATGAACCGCCACACGATCTGGACGCGCTATTACCTGCCGCGCGAGTTCTACCGCGCCTTCGCCGAACACTTTTCGTTGTGCGGCTATCGCGCGCTCGGCCTGTTCATGCCGCCGCCGTACCTGCTGGATTACTACCGCCGCCACCCGCGATGGTGCGACTGGCTGGCGCGGCTCGATGATCGCCTCGGCACGCTGCCGCTGTTGCGCGGCATGGGCGAC
The genomic region above belongs to Rhodanobacteraceae bacterium and contains:
- a CDS encoding GTP cyclohydrolase I type 2, with product MASADAPTAPDATSSARDELRDLLHPKPDVAAETLPPAGDAIDWVGMQGIEMPILFDAGDGDPQRCRARVDAFVNLVRADRRGIHMSRLYLLLNRHLGSAAVDATTLESLLRAFLHSHHDLADCARIGIHFEYLVRRKALRSEHHGWRAYPVSIEAVLTGDAFHMELGTQVVYSSTCPASLALSRQVAQQRFATDFRAGEPLNHAAVLAWLGSARGMAATPHAQRSIARVRVRFVPGATMDLLALIDRVEHSLGTAVQTAVKREDEQAFAQANAENPMFCEDAARRIRRALDNDEGIAAFHLRVEHQESLHAHDAVAQVSRNFPGSGHGFF
- a CDS encoding Serine protease, with the translated sequence MKAGALLFAIACLAWSVRAHAQTGNAAASMDGERDIVLAVANPLDPPPTHAGSSLLGYVPSGNYGAGQRAASLLATLQQSYRWRELVGWPIKSLDVYCIVLEPAAGTSRDTLLAALARDKRVQLAEPLRNFSVYASGRQDARKYNDPYVDLQRGFVETAAARAQTATQGAGVDVAIVDTGADFEHPDLKGQIRDVHNLVDDDAAAFERDHHGTEVAGIIGAIADNHIGIVGMAPKARLSIYKACWYPSDSNGARCNSFTLAKALAAVMDTNARIVNLSLGGPSDPLLSRLLQGVLQRHVVIAALPPDGRLDGFPADVPGVIVVNASGSGLSPPGVLNAPGDDILTTQPDGGYDFTSGSSMAAAQVSGIAALLVSLDPDLDARAIHDLLTRTSTKAGGVLQVNAAAAVAALRRAAPSNHG
- a CDS encoding RNA polymerase sigma-E factor, giving the protein MNEPSSDVDARDRMLLQRMAAGDRTALETLYRAYHGGLTRFLSRLTRRADLIEEIVNDCFWIAWRKADSFHGDSRVSTWIMGIAYRCGLKALRQRGDEPVDDYALREGHGPSHDPDEDRELRDWLGEGLKHLSADQRIVVELVYGVGNSLDEVAAIMQAPVGTVKARLFHARIKLRNVLPVLAGDASAQRENRS
- a CDS encoding SAM-dependent methyltransferase yields the protein MFEQSTPAVESQLLDTRQAFDSVAADYDGPRGNNVLIQRMRRALWNAVRDELPPGSRLLDLGCGTGLDAVEFARRGYRVTATDWSPRMVERTRSLAAQVATHARVDARHVGIHQLDRIQGEFDGIYSDLGPLNCVPDLEKAAAECARLLRPGGKLVCSVIGRICPWEIGHYVARGRFGRAWVRAARGVTPVGMNRHTIWTRYYLPREFYRAFAEHFSLCGYRALGLFMPPPYLLDYYRRHPRWCDWLARLDDRLGTLPLLRGMGDHFLIVMSARSRP